Proteins co-encoded in one Arachis hypogaea cultivar Tifrunner chromosome 11, arahy.Tifrunner.gnm2.J5K5, whole genome shotgun sequence genomic window:
- the LOC112720993 gene encoding uncharacterized protein, whose amino-acid sequence MKYDGTQDPLEHLTAFEARMNLEGVGDEVRCRAFPVTVAGPAIQWFNNLPQGSVTQFSDISHAFLAQFTTRIVKAKHPINLLGVTQRPGEPTRKYLDRFNDECLEIDGLTDSVASLCLTNGLSNEDFRKHLTTKPVWTMQEIQCVAK is encoded by the coding sequence atgaagTATGATGGAACACAAGATCCCCTGGAACACttgacggcctttgaggccaggatgaacctggaaggggTGGGAGACGAGGTCAGATGTCGCGCCTTCCCGGTCACCGTGGCGGGCCCAGCGATACAGTGGTTCAACAACCTCCCGCAGGGTTCGGTGACTCAATTCTCCGACATCAGCCACGCCTTTTTGGCTCAATTCACGACCAGGATTGTCAAAGCCAAACACCCAATCAATTTGCTAGGGGTGACACAGAGACCCGGAGAGCCGACCAGGAAATACCTGGACCGTTTCAATGACGAGTGCCTGGAAATTGACGGTCTAACGGATTCGGTGGCAAGCCTGTGCTTGACGAACGGGCTCTCGAATGAGGACTTCAGGAAACACCTTACCACAAAGCCCGTTTGGACAATGCAAGAGATCCAGTGCGTGGCCAAATAG